The Pseudoalteromonas translucida KMM 520 genome has a window encoding:
- a CDS encoding group I truncated hemoglobin — protein MRIFILFLLATSVLAGCSSKPKQSLYQQINGNAGIEKLVDSFIYQIGNDKQVFHYFEHSNITHFRQGFISHLCALTNGPCGYKGDSMVAIHTGMNINEKDFNHVVDLLINAMDEQNIPHPLQNKIIAKMAPLRSEIIKI, from the coding sequence ATGAGAATTTTTATACTATTTTTATTGGCTACAAGTGTATTAGCTGGCTGTAGCAGCAAGCCTAAACAGAGTTTGTATCAGCAAATAAATGGTAATGCCGGCATAGAAAAACTAGTGGATAGCTTTATTTATCAAATAGGTAATGACAAACAAGTGTTTCATTATTTTGAGCACAGTAACATTACTCATTTTCGCCAAGGCTTTATAAGCCACTTATGCGCGCTAACAAACGGCCCTTGTGGGTATAAAGGCGACTCTATGGTCGCTATTCATACCGGTATGAATATTAATGAAAAAGATTTTAATCATGTAGTCGATCTACTAATTAATGCGATGGACGAGCAAAATATACCCCATCCACTACAAAATAAAATAATAGCGAAAATGGCACCACTGCGCAGTGAAATAATAAAGATTTAA
- a CDS encoding DUF3034 family protein codes for MAYIKCFMAGVLLTASFITAASSGKLLATPGVSQVEGAGGGGLVPWAQLAGYASEDEVSINGFCSRADVTDYTLDVCGAQLNLFNRVELSYAQQEFDVPALSTQIEQSITGAKVRLYGDIVYSSWPQVSLGIQHKSLDDGTVAKLVGAQSTSGTDFYLAASKLHLGAIAGYNWFWNVTTRYSKANQLGLLGYGGNNTSNKLLFEASTAIFLSREVALGVEYRQKTNNLGLGEQDWKDVFVAWMPNKHMSVTAAYLDLGSIAGASDQTGWYLSVTGYW; via the coding sequence ATGGCGTACATTAAGTGTTTTATGGCGGGGGTATTACTCACTGCCAGCTTTATTACAGCTGCGAGTAGCGGTAAATTATTAGCTACTCCAGGGGTGTCTCAAGTTGAGGGGGCTGGTGGCGGTGGCCTTGTTCCGTGGGCGCAACTTGCTGGGTATGCTAGTGAAGATGAGGTTTCGATTAATGGTTTTTGTAGCCGTGCAGATGTAACCGACTATACGTTAGATGTATGTGGCGCACAGCTTAATTTGTTTAATCGCGTTGAGCTTAGCTATGCGCAGCAAGAGTTTGATGTACCCGCGCTGAGTACGCAAATAGAGCAGTCGATAACTGGTGCTAAAGTTCGTTTATATGGCGACATTGTTTACAGTAGTTGGCCGCAAGTAAGTTTAGGTATACAACATAAGTCGTTAGACGATGGCACGGTTGCAAAGCTAGTGGGTGCACAGAGCACCAGCGGCACCGACTTTTACTTAGCGGCAAGCAAGTTACACTTAGGTGCTATTGCAGGATACAACTGGTTTTGGAACGTGACCACCCGTTACAGCAAAGCCAACCAACTAGGGCTACTGGGTTATGGCGGTAATAATACCAGCAATAAATTGTTATTTGAGGCAAGCACAGCGATATTTTTAAGCCGTGAAGTAGCGTTAGGTGTTGAGTATCGTCAAAAAACAAATAACCTTGGATTAGGCGAGCAAGATTGGAAAGATGTGTTTGTAGCTTGGATGCCAAATAAACATATGAGCGTAACCGCCGCCTACTTAGATTTAGGCAGTATAGCTGGAGCAAGCGATCAAACCGGTTGGTATTTATCGGTGACAGGATATTGGTAA